The genomic stretch GCCGGGGAGCTGGCCGCCCTCGCCCGGCTTGGACCCCTGGGCGATCTTGATCTGGAGCTCGACGGCGTTGGCCAGGTACGCCGGGGTGACCCCGAAGCGGCCGGAGGCGACCTGCTTGATGGCCGAGCTGCGCTCGGTGCCGAAGCGGGCCGGGTCCTCGCCACCCTCGCCGCAGTTGGAGCGGCCGCCGACCCGGTTGAGGGCGATGGCCAGCGTCTCGTGGGCCTCCGGGGACAGCGAGCCCAGGCTCATGGCCGCGGTCGAGAAGCGGGCCAGGATGTTGGCCGCCGGCTCGACCTCGTCCAGGGGCACCGCGTCGGCGGCCGGGCGGAGCTCGAGCAGGTCGCGCAGGGCGGCCGGCGGGCGCTCGTTGACCAGGCTGGCGAAGTGCCGGTAACGCTCGAACCCGCCTCCCTTGACCGCCTGCTGGAGCAGATGGGCGCCCCGCTTGGAACCCCGCATCTCGGCCCCCTCGCGGACGGCGAACTGCAGGGCCTGCATCACCGAGGGGTTGGTGGCGTGGTACTCGCCGCCGGGGCGGTGCTTGAACCAGCCGGGGTTCTCCAGCCGCGCCACCTCGGCCTGGCCGGCCTGGTGGCGGTCGAGGGCGTCGCGGGCCAGCTCGTCGAGGCCGATCCCGCCGAGCGGGGACGGGGTGCCGGCGAAGCAGAGGTCGACGACCTCCTCGTCGAGGCCGACGGCCTCGAAGATCTGCGCCCCCCGGTAGGCGTCGAGGACCGAGATGCCCATCTTGCTCATGATCTTGAACACGCCCTCCTCGAGGGCGTCCCGGTACTTGTCCTGGGCGGCCGCCGGGTCCTGACCGAGCCCGGCCACCGTGGCCAGGGTGAGCCGGGGGCAGATGGCGTCGGCCCCGTAGCCGAGCAGGGTGGCCGCCTGGTGGGAGTCGACCGGCTCGCCGGTGTCGGCGACCACGCTGGTCCTGGTGGCCAGGCCCTCCCGCAGCAGCCGCTGCTGCACCGCCCCGATGGCCAGCAGCGACGGCACCGGCACCCGCTCTCTCCGCTCGTCGGCCTCCGCGTCGGTGACGACCAGCAGGCAGGTGCCGTCGCGCACGGCCGCGACCGCCTCCTCGCCGAGGCGCAGGCAGGCGGCGCGCAGGCCGCCCGGGCCCTCGGCCGCCGGCCAGGTGGCGTCCAGCACCCGCGGGCACAGCCCGAGCGCCGGGTCGGCGAGGCCCTGCAGCCCGTCGGGGGTGAGGACGAACCCGTCCAGCTCGACCATCCGGGCCGCCTCCGGCTCCTCCCCGAGCAGCGGGTGGCGGCAGCCGAGCAGCGTCCTGCTCGACAGCACGTGGCGCTCGCGCAGGTGGTCGATGGGCGGGTTGGTGACCTGGGCGAAGCGCTGGCGCAGGAAGTGGCTCACCGGCCGGGTGGTGGTCCCGAGCACGGCCGGGGGCGTGTCGTCGCCCATGGAGGCGGTCGGCTCCTTGCCGGCGGTGGCCATCGGCCGCAGCACGGTGGTGACCAGCTCCCGGGTGAAGCCGAAGGTGGCCTGGGCGGCGACCAGGCGGCGGTCGTCGGCGGGCGGTTCCACGGGCCGGCCGGCGCCGGCGGCCCGCAGGTGCTCGGCCACCCAGGCGCTCCAGGGCCGGCTGGCGGCCAGCTCGCCCTTGATCTGGTCGTCGGTGAGCAGGCCCCGCTCGGGGTTGACGCAGAGCATCTGCCCGGGCCCGAGCCGGCCCCGCCGCACCCGGCCGCGCCCGCCGGTGTCGACCGGCCCGGCCTCGGACGCGCAGACGACCAGGCCGTCCTCGGTCGCCTCCCAGCGCATCGGCCGCAGCCCGTTGCGGTCAAGGGCCGCCCCGACCAGGCGGCCGTCGGTGAAGACGAGGCCGGCCGGGCCGTCCCACGGCTCGGTCAGGCAGGCGTGGTAACGGTAGAAGTCGCGCCGGTCCTGGCCGTCGTCGGTGGCGACGGGCTCGACCGCCGGGACCAGCATGGCCAGGGCGTGGCGGAGGTCGCGGCCGCCCCTGACCAGCAGCTCCACCGCGTTGTCGAGCTTGCCCGAGTCGGAGGCGTCGGGGTCGAGCACGGGCCGCAGCAGGCCCTCGTCCAGCGCGCCCGCCCCCAGGTTCCCCTCACGGGCCCGCATCCAGGCGACGTTGCCGTCGAGGGTGTTGATCTCGCCGTTGTGGCAGAGGAACCGGAACGGTTGGGCCCGCTCCCAGGAGGGCGCCGTGTTGGTCGAGTAGCGCTGGTGGAACACGGCGAACGAGACCGCGAACGCCGGGTCGGCCAGATCCGGGTAGAAGGCGGCGAGCTGGTCGGCGGCGCACAGCGCCTTGTAGGTGACCGTCCGGGTCGAGCAGGAGGCGAGGTACAGCGAGACCTCGGCCGCCTTGGCCGCCTGGGCGGCCCGCCGGCCGGCCCGGAAGCAGCGCCGCTCGGCGTCAGCCTCGTCCACGCCCTCCGCCGCCCGGAACACGGCCTGCTCGATCGCGGGCGCCTTCGCCCTGGCCTGCGCGCCGATGGCGTCGTGGTCGACCGGGACCAGGCGCCAGCGGAGCAGCTCCAGCCCCTCGGCGACCAGCGCCTGCTCGACCACCCGGCGGGCCTCCTTGGCGCTCTCGGGGTCGCGCGGGAGGAAGGCCATGGCCACGCCGAGCCGGCCGGTGGGTTCGGCGACGTCGGGGCCGGCGAAGAACCCGGCGGGCAGCGGCACCAGCACGCCCGCGCCGTCGCCGGTGCGGGCGTCGGCGGCGACCGCGCCCCGGTGCCGGAGCCGCTCGAGCCCGCCGAGGGCGGCGTCGAGGATGGCCCGGCTGGGGCGGCCATGGACATCGGCCACGAAGCCGATGCCGCAGGCGTCGCGCTCGTCGCGGCGCCGGTTGTACAGGGCCCGGCTGCTGGACCCGGCGGCTCGCGGGAGGTGCTCCGTCATCTCGCCTCCGATTGCACTGCTGGGGCGACGCCGGAGCCCGGGTGCCGATGGACAACGATGTCCAGGGACACGAAAAACGGCGCCGCCTGGGCGAGCGCCGTTGCTCTCGAGCCATGAGCGTACGGAGGTGGGTCCGGCACGTCAACAACTGGTGTGACCGGCGGCGACACGCCGTCCCGGGCCTACCCGGAAGGGGTGCTCGTGGGGCGCCGGGCGGCCACCACGCCGGCCGCGGCGGCCAGGGCCAGGAGCACCAGCCCGGCGCCGGTGAAACGCAGCAGCGGGCCGGTGTCCAGCCGCCGCTCGGAGGGCGGCACGGGCAGGCCGGGCACCGGCTCCGGCCGCATGGCCTGCCTAGGGACAAGGCCGAGGCGGACGGCCAGGCGGCCGAGGGCCGCCGGCCGGGCCGGGCCGCCGTCGGCGGGCAGCTCCAGCACGGCCCGCTCGAACAGCTGGCGCACGGCCCCGTCCGGCATCGTCTGCGGGGTGCCGAGCGGCCGGCCGAACCGGTCCCGGGCCCGCCGGAAGTCGCTGGCCGTGGCCGCCGCCGGGTCGGTGCCCAGGTAGACGCGGGCGATCTCCTCGTCGCTGAGCAGGGCCCTGGTCTGCCGGTTGTTCACCGGCGCCCGGGCCGATGGCAGCGGGATGTCGGCCTCGGCCACCGCCTCGACGTCCAGCTTGGCCAGCTGCGGCGGCAGCTCAATGGGCCGCACGGCCGGCGGGCCGCTGGCGGTCGGGACCGCTCCAAGCACCATGGTGTCGAACGCCTGCAGGGCCGGGCCGTCGCTGGTCCAGACCGACCCGAGCGGCCGGCCGAGGACCGCCTTGCCGCCGGCGGCCTGGTAGCCGGTGTAGAAGGCGCCGACCTGGCTGTCCACGACCCGGTAGCCGCCGCAGGCCGAGCCCGTGACGTTGGAGAACAGCCCGCCGGGCACGGGGATGCTGTCGGCCACCGGGTCGAGCGGGGCGGTGTCGACCCGCCACAGCTCGATACCCGACAGGCTCCGCGACGGGTGGGCGGCCAGCCGCCTGCCGTGCTGGCGGACCCAGGCGGCCAGCGACGGGGTCATGGGCCCGCCCTGGGCGGTCGCGCCGGTCAGCACGAAGAAGCGCACCCCGGCGGCGTGGGCGGCCGGGCCGCTCGAGAACTCGGTCACGGTGGCGCCGGTGGCCAGCAGCCGGGCCCGGTCGGCGGGCCCGCTGGCGTTGACCGCCGAGCAGCCCGGCACCTGCTCGCCGACCGTCGCCACCAGCCGGGCCAGGCCGTCGTCGGCCGGGCGGCCGTAGCTGGCCCCCCAGGCCAGGCCCTGGACGACGAGCAGCCCGGCCAGGACGACCCCCGTCGCGGCTCCGACCAACCGGGTCTCCGGGCGCCCGCCGGCGGCCGCCAGCACCGCCACGCCGGCCAGGGCCAGGGAGACGGCCGCGGCGGGGACGGCGAAGGGGAGGGCCTGGGAGGTCGGGTAGCCGAGCGCGACCGCCACCGCCGCCCCGGCGGCCGTGGTCGCGGTCCAGGCGAGCACCCGGGCCGGCCATTGCGCGGTGCCAGGCCTGGCGCCGGACCGGTGGCGCCAGGCCAGGATGGCGGCTGCCAGGCCGGTGGCGACCAGCAGCCAGCTGAGCGGGGCGGCGGCCAGCGACGCGCCGAGGGACCCTCGCCTGGGGGGGCGTCCGAGCAGCCATCCGGCCTGCCCGGCGGTCAGGTCCTGGCCGGCCACCCAGACGGGCAGGACCAGCCAGAGCCCGATCCCGAGCCCGAGGGCGGCCATGGCCCGCCAGGCCTCCCGGTGCCGCCCCTGGAGCAGCTCGGCCACCACCGGGACGGCCAGCACCCCCAGCGCGAGCGGGCTGACCAGCAGGGCGAGCCCGGCCCCGGCGGCGACCAGCGGCAGCCACCGCAGCGCCGGCCGCGCCGGCAGCTCCCAGGCCAGGAGCAGCGCACCCAGGGCGAGCCCGACGGCCAGGACCGTCCCGGTCGCCGTCCGCCCGCTCCGGACCAGCACCGGGTCGAGGGCCACCAGCGCCCCCGCCAGCGCCGCTCCCCCCAGCCGCCACCCGTGCGGCGGGGCCGGACCCGGCCCGGCCGCCGCACCGGTACCGGGTCCGACCCGCATGAGAAGCAGGAAGAGCAGCACGGTCAGCCCAACCACACCCGCCAGCAGGAACCGGCTCGGCACCCTGGCCTCCCGGATCGCCCCCTCGAGCGAGGCCCCCGCTTCCGTCGCCCGCAACCACACCCCGACGCCCAGGGCGTGCAGCGGCTCGATCGGCCCCATCCTCGGGTCCTGGGCCACCAGGCCGCCCTCGCCCTCCCCGGCAGCCCGCACCACCGCCACCTCACCAGCCAGCGTGTCCGGCCCCCCACCCGCACGCCACCCCGCGGCGGCCACCCCCACCACCGCCAGCAGCAAGATCACCAGGGCGGGCCCGGCCACCCCGCCCACCCCAGCCCGAACCCCCGCCGCGCCCCCCTGCGCCACCCGCGCCCGCCGAGCCTCAGCCTGCGCAGCCCTCCGCGCCTCCAACCGCGCGATCCGCCGCTGCGCAGCCTCCTCCCGCCCCACCCGCCGAACCTCCGCCCGAGCCGCCCTGGCCAGCCGAGCCTCGTCCCGGGCGACCTTCCGCGCCTCCTCCTGAGCCGCCTTGGCCTGCCGGGACTCCTCCCGGGCAATCTTCCGCTCCTCGGCCTGTGCCGCCCGCTGCTGCGCCGCCTCGGCCCGAGCCGCCTCCTGAGCTTCGGCCCGCGCCGCCTTGGCCTGCTGCGCCTCTGCCCGGCGGACCTCGGCGCTCGCCGCCCTGGCCTGCGCCGCTTCCTGGCGAGCCGACCGCCGCGTCTCCGCCTGGGCTGCCCGCGCCTGCCGCGCCTCATCCCGCCGGGCCGCCCTGGTCCGGCTCGCCTCCGCCCGCGCGGCCTTCCGGACCGCCGCCCGCTCCACACGCCGCTGCGCCGCCTCGGCGCGGGCGGCCTGCCGCGCCTCGGCCCGAACCGCCCGCCGCTCCGCGGTCTGCGCCGCCTTCGCCTGCCGGGCCTCGGCCCGAGCCGCACGATCCACCTTCGCCTGCGCCGCCTTGGCCTGACGCGCCTCCTCCCGCTCGGCGGCCCGAACCTCCGCCGCCGCGGCTCTGGCCTGGCGGGCTTCCTCCCGAGCGGCGGCTCGGGCCTCCGCCTGCGCCGCCTTCACCCGACGGGCCTCCTCCCGCTCAGCGGCCCGCGCCGCCTCGGCCTCCGCCTTCGCCTGGCGCGCGACCTCGCGCTCGGCCGCGCGGGCCTCCGCCTCAGCCGCCCTTGCCTGACGGGCCTCCGCACGCTCGGCCGCACGGGCCGCCTCGGCAGCAGCCTTCGCCTGGCGCGCCTCCTCCCGGGCCGCGGCGCGCGCCTCCGCCTCGACCGCCTTGGCCTGGCGGGCTTGCTCGCGGCGGGCCTCGGCGTCGGCGGCCTTGGCCCGAACCGCCTCGGCACGTTCGGCGCGGCGCTGCTGCTCGGCCCTCTCGGCCCGCTCGGCCCGGGCGGCCTTGGCCGAAGGTGCCTCGTCACAACCCGTGGAGCGCTCCTCCGCGCCGGTGGGCGGCCGCCTCCCCCAGCGGCGCAGCTGCTCGAGGGTGCCCCGGTCCATTCCCGGGGCGACCTGGCCGGGCCCGATGACCGGCTCCAGCTCGCGTCCGCTCAACCCGATCAGCAGCCCCGACTCGGCGACCGGCAGTCCCCGGCCCGCGGGCGCCTCCGCCACCCGTCCCGGGGCGGCGGCCTCCGGATCCTCCCCGGGGTCCGGCTCGCCGGGCCCCACCGGCCCGGCCACCTCGGGCGCGATCCCCGTGATCGCCGCCCACAGCTCGGCGATCTGCAGCGGCCGGTAGAGGATGGCGCGGGGCGGGCCCGGCGGGAGGGACTCGGGGTGCTCGCCCTCCTGGAGCAGGACCGCCGTGCGACCGAGGAAGCGGCCGTCGAGCACGGCGAAGGCACGGTCGTGGAGGCTGGGCGGCATGTCGACCACGACCACGTCGGCGTGCCGGATGGCGGCGTCGAGCTCCTCGTTGTACCAGTCCAGCACCTTGACCACGCCGGGCTGCTCGATCAGGGAGCGGAGGGCGGCGGCGAGCATGATGTCGCGGGAGACCAGGACCACCCGGAGGGCCGACCCCTGGGGCTCGGGCACCGGCGGCCGCGGACGCGGGCCGGGCCGCGGGGTCCGCTCCGGCTCCTCGGAGCGGACCGGTCCGCCGGTCCCCGCTGTGGGGACGGTCTCCGGCTCGGGGGTGGTCGGGGACGGCTCGGTGGCCGGGTCGCCCGGGCCGCCGGGGAGGCGCTCGACGTCGCCGCGGCCGCCGCTCACCGGCCGGCCTCCGTCCCGCCGTCGGCCGCCCTGGTGGCCGACACGACCAGGTTCTCACGGTAGCCGCGCTGGGCCCGGGAATCGACGTGGCCGGCGATCACGGCCCGGCCGAGCTGCCCGGGCTGCGGGACGCCGGTGAACCAGCCGGCGACCTGGTAGTCGCCCGGCACCTGCATGGTCCCGTCGGGGTTGAGCCCGAGGCGGACCAGGGGCGCGGCGCGGGCCACCTGCTCGGGCGGCCCGCCACCGGCGGAGCAGCCGGCCGCTCCGGCGACCACCAGACTCAGCGCGACCACCCCCCGGCGGACCTCACCCCTGGCCATGGCACACGAGTGGCCTAGCCGGTCGACCGCCGCAGCTGGACGACGAACCCGGTGGCCGCGGTCCCGGAGGCAGCTCCGGGCATGGCAAGCAGGGCGACCAGGGCCACGGCGGCGGCCAGTCGTCGGCGAGACATTCGCCCTCCTCGATGGTCGTTCGTCCGGGGGGACGCGAACGACGACGAGTGGTACGCCCCCCGCGATCCCACCACGCATGCCGTCACGAGCCGATTCGGTCGTCATTATCGGTGCTGACCCCTCCTGCGAGCGCCCCCAATTCTGCGTAGTTCGGATCAGAAGAGGAGGTGAACGGGGTAGTATTTCGTGACTGAATTCTTACGGAAATTGGGTAGACAACTACTTTCAAGGAATTTGAGGCTTCCGAGCGGCTTATCCGGCCACGCCATCCGCTGCCGTAGGCGGCTACGCTGACGGCATGACCGAGGTTGCCCCGCCGGTCCGGCGCCGGCTGTCCGACGACGCGATCGAGCACCTGCACAGCCTGATGGCGGGCTGGCAGCTGATCGCCGACCTCGCCTTCGCCGACCTGCTGCTGTTCCTGCCCGTCGACGGCAG from Actinomycetota bacterium encodes the following:
- a CDS encoding glutamate synthase-related protein, which codes for MTEHLPRAAGSSSRALYNRRRDERDACGIGFVADVHGRPSRAILDAALGGLERLRHRGAVAADARTGDGAGVLVPLPAGFFAGPDVAEPTGRLGVAMAFLPRDPESAKEARRVVEQALVAEGLELLRWRLVPVDHDAIGAQARAKAPAIEQAVFRAAEGVDEADAERRCFRAGRRAAQAAKAAEVSLYLASCSTRTVTYKALCAADQLAAFYPDLADPAFAVSFAVFHQRYSTNTAPSWERAQPFRFLCHNGEINTLDGNVAWMRAREGNLGAGALDEGLLRPVLDPDASDSGKLDNAVELLVRGGRDLRHALAMLVPAVEPVATDDGQDRRDFYRYHACLTEPWDGPAGLVFTDGRLVGAALDRNGLRPMRWEATEDGLVVCASEAGPVDTGGRGRVRRGRLGPGQMLCVNPERGLLTDDQIKGELAASRPWSAWVAEHLRAAGAGRPVEPPADDRRLVAAQATFGFTRELVTTVLRPMATAGKEPTASMGDDTPPAVLGTTTRPVSHFLRQRFAQVTNPPIDHLRERHVLSSRTLLGCRHPLLGEEPEAARMVELDGFVLTPDGLQGLADPALGLCPRVLDATWPAAEGPGGLRAACLRLGEEAVAAVRDGTCLLVVTDAEADERRERVPVPSLLAIGAVQQRLLREGLATRTSVVADTGEPVDSHQAATLLGYGADAICPRLTLATVAGLGQDPAAAQDKYRDALEEGVFKIMSKMGISVLDAYRGAQIFEAVGLDEEVVDLCFAGTPSPLGGIGLDELARDALDRHQAGQAEVARLENPGWFKHRPGGEYHATNPSVMQALQFAVREGAEMRGSKRGAHLLQQAVKGGGFERYRHFASLVNERPPAALRDLLELRPAADAVPLDEVEPAANILARFSTAAMSLGSLSPEAHETLAIALNRVGGRSNCGEGGEDPARFGTERSSAIKQVASGRFGVTPAYLANAVELQIKIAQGSKPGEGGQLPGHKVSGEIARLRHTQPGVALISPPPHHDIYSIEDLAQLVFDLKQANPTAEVSVKLVAEAGVGTVAAGVVKSLADVVMISGADGGTGASPLSSIKHGGAPWELGLAETQQALVANDLRSRCKVRVDGGFKTGRDVLVAALLGADEFGFGTAALLAEGCLMVRTCHQDNCPVGIATQRPDLRAKFTGTPDMVVHYLEYVATETRELLASLGLRSLDEAVGRVDLLAQRRTGDQRADSLDLSPLLATGASDDGGAPATRFVASDPIQRPRSELGDRIHDDAWPGLRDGDLVHLQYPIANTDRSVGARLGVAVGKAFGSRPPAGRARIELEGTAGQSFGAFLAPGIDLRLTGACNDYVGKGMGGGRIVVRPPADDAGAPVLIGNTALYGATRGELFCAGRAGERFAVRNSGATAVVEGVGDHGGEYMTGGSVIVLGPVGRNLGAGMSGGELFLYDPDGDALDQLNDELVLPRRPDEIELVFLRELIVAHHELTGSAVAAGILDTWERSYAAFWRIAPRAEVAAIEHAHEGTG